One window from the genome of Microbulbifer sp. ALW1 encodes:
- a CDS encoding TonB-dependent receptor, with the protein MQKNRAHGFQKSLLASAIALLPLATLAQEDGSENKTVEEVVVTGIRGALQQSLDVKRDATSIVDAISSEDIGKFPDKNVADSLQRVPGISVDRIWGEGRDIFVRGTDSTLNRTLMNGQNVASAYWWANDNPSRGFNYSILASELVSALEVYKSPEARHDEGSIGGMVNVRTRKPMDLDPMTVNLSAESVYSELPDQWDPQISGLLSWKNDAETFGVLASFNSQQRTMRRDGLEVFPTNDLYSVTDQNGNVTDNVYVPWGGGSAIFQQDRQRDTGNITLQFRPSDRWDLAMNYVASDMDMDNSNQNYLFVAGGYKIPNGDVVTNPVFIPTSDGNQALVGGVIENPDSIGVADEPIVRESFVESDVLDFSADYEGDSWQLHLQAGNTTAEGGSTLDRNYWFEGMGAEDLNFGPNTNEFSFPGIDPLDGTALHLNAANLRDWVRIMEDEESYFQADASFDVDFGLVTAIRTGLKLRDHTIENNRQNGSVDVSNPDIAQQVAALNAITLADVSNGASPKLHGEGATSGSLTRYAFLDVGLARQKIDSILDAGVMTYAEDQRAYYKINEDITAAYAQAEFESGQLRGNFGVRIVETDQTSHAYIDGERGAIGRSYREALPSVNVIYDLSDELILRAAASRAMARPTFQNLSSNIVINATSGTATAGNPMLDPMFADQFEIGAEWYFSDASLLAATYFNKDLSTFVFQDTQVEDIDGQSINVTRPYNADKGADIQGLELQVQHDFGSGFGALANYTWTDAKVPGSKLELPGNSRDQFNASTYYENDYLSLRLSYNLRSESYGGLTSGSQLVTDQYDQWDATANWMVNDNVDVFFTAVNLTNEIIYMRTADGIPVGFYENGPRFSLGARLSF; encoded by the coding sequence ATGCAAAAAAACCGCGCTCACGGATTTCAGAAATCTTTGCTCGCAAGCGCTATCGCGCTACTACCCCTGGCGACACTGGCACAGGAAGATGGCAGCGAAAATAAAACCGTCGAAGAAGTGGTGGTCACCGGCATCCGCGGCGCCCTGCAACAATCCCTGGATGTAAAGCGCGATGCCACCTCTATCGTGGATGCGATCAGCTCCGAAGATATCGGTAAATTCCCGGACAAAAATGTCGCCGACTCATTGCAGCGGGTACCGGGTATTTCCGTGGATCGTATCTGGGGTGAAGGCCGGGACATTTTTGTGCGCGGTACCGACAGTACCCTCAACCGCACCCTGATGAACGGCCAGAATGTGGCGTCGGCCTATTGGTGGGCGAATGACAATCCGAGCCGCGGTTTCAACTATTCCATTCTTGCGTCCGAACTGGTGTCCGCACTGGAAGTGTACAAAAGCCCGGAAGCACGCCATGACGAGGGCAGTATCGGCGGCATGGTCAATGTGCGCACCCGCAAGCCGATGGACCTGGATCCGATGACCGTCAACCTCTCCGCCGAGAGTGTTTACAGCGAACTGCCGGACCAGTGGGACCCGCAGATTTCCGGCTTGCTCAGCTGGAAAAACGACGCAGAAACCTTCGGTGTACTGGCGTCCTTCAACAGCCAGCAACGCACCATGCGCCGCGATGGCCTGGAAGTATTCCCCACCAACGACCTCTATAGCGTTACCGACCAGAACGGTAATGTGACCGACAATGTGTATGTACCCTGGGGCGGAGGTTCTGCCATTTTCCAGCAGGACCGCCAGCGGGACACCGGCAACATCACCCTGCAGTTCCGCCCTTCCGATCGCTGGGACCTGGCAATGAATTACGTTGCCTCCGATATGGACATGGACAACAGCAACCAGAATTACCTGTTTGTGGCCGGCGGCTACAAAATTCCCAACGGCGATGTCGTCACCAACCCGGTATTTATTCCCACCAGCGACGGCAACCAGGCACTGGTGGGCGGCGTGATTGAAAACCCCGATAGTATTGGCGTCGCCGACGAGCCCATCGTGCGCGAGTCCTTCGTGGAATCCGATGTGCTGGACTTCTCCGCAGACTACGAAGGGGACAGCTGGCAGCTGCACCTGCAGGCCGGCAATACCACCGCCGAAGGCGGCAGCACCCTGGACCGCAACTACTGGTTCGAAGGCATGGGTGCCGAGGACCTGAACTTTGGCCCCAATACCAATGAATTCAGTTTCCCCGGTATCGACCCGCTGGATGGCACCGCACTGCACTTGAATGCCGCCAACCTGCGCGACTGGGTGCGCATCATGGAAGACGAAGAAAGCTACTTCCAGGCCGATGCCAGTTTTGATGTGGACTTCGGACTTGTCACTGCCATCAGAACCGGCCTCAAACTGCGCGATCACACCATCGAGAACAACCGCCAGAACGGCTCCGTGGATGTATCCAACCCGGACATTGCGCAACAGGTTGCCGCCCTCAATGCGATTACCCTGGCCGATGTCTCCAACGGTGCCAGCCCGAAATTACACGGTGAAGGCGCCACCAGTGGCTCCCTTACCCGCTACGCATTCCTCGATGTGGGTCTGGCTCGCCAGAAGATCGACAGCATCCTGGACGCTGGCGTGATGACTTACGCAGAAGACCAGCGTGCCTACTACAAGATCAACGAAGATATCACCGCCGCCTATGCCCAGGCCGAATTTGAAAGTGGCCAGCTTCGCGGTAACTTCGGTGTGCGCATCGTCGAAACCGACCAGACCTCCCACGCCTACATCGATGGCGAGCGCGGTGCCATCGGCCGTAGCTATCGCGAGGCGCTCCCCAGCGTCAACGTGATCTATGACCTGTCTGACGAACTGATCCTGCGCGCGGCGGCCTCCCGTGCCATGGCGCGCCCGACCTTCCAGAACCTGAGCTCCAATATTGTCATCAATGCCACCAGCGGTACCGCCACCGCCGGCAACCCGATGCTCGACCCGATGTTTGCGGATCAATTCGAGATCGGCGCCGAGTGGTACTTCAGCGATGCCAGCCTGCTGGCCGCGACCTACTTCAATAAAGACCTGAGCACTTTTGTATTCCAGGACACCCAGGTCGAGGATATCGACGGCCAGAGCATCAATGTGACCCGGCCCTATAACGCCGACAAGGGTGCGGATATTCAGGGACTGGAGCTTCAGGTCCAGCATGACTTTGGCAGCGGCTTTGGTGCACTTGCCAACTACACCTGGACCGACGCCAAGGTCCCGGGCAGCAAGCTGGAATTGCCAGGTAACTCGCGCGACCAGTTCAATGCCTCCACCTATTACGAAAACGACTACCTGAGCCTGCGGCTGTCTTACAACCTGCGCTCGGAATCCTACGGCGGCCTCACCTCGGGCTCACAACTGGTCACCGATCAGTACGACCAGTGGGATGCCACTGCCAACTGGATGGTCAACGACAATGTGGATGTGTTCTTTACCGCGGTAAATCTTACCAACGAGATCATCTACATGCGCACCGCCGATGGTATTCCCGTGGGCTTTTATGAAAATGGCCCCCGGTTTAGCCTGGGGGCGCGGCTCAGCTTCTAG
- the ppa gene encoding inorganic diphosphatase, with protein sequence MSFDKVSPGKDLPNDINVIIEIPANHDPIKYEVDKDADAVFVDRFVATPMFYPANYGYVPQTLSEDGDPLDVLVVAPYPVMVGSVIRSRVIGVLNMTDESGVDAKLLAVPHTKLTKLYDHVNEIGDLPELLIKQIEHYFENYKALEAGKWVKVDGWADADAARKEVMASRERYLKEEG encoded by the coding sequence ATGAGCTTCGACAAGGTTTCCCCAGGTAAAGACCTGCCCAACGATATCAACGTAATCATCGAGATCCCGGCCAACCACGATCCGATCAAATACGAAGTCGACAAGGACGCAGACGCGGTATTCGTAGACCGTTTCGTTGCTACCCCGATGTTCTACCCGGCCAACTACGGCTACGTGCCCCAGACCCTGTCCGAAGACGGCGACCCCCTGGACGTGCTGGTTGTTGCCCCTTACCCGGTAATGGTTGGCTCCGTAATCCGCTCCCGCGTGATCGGCGTGCTGAACATGACCGACGAATCCGGTGTAGACGCCAAACTGCTGGCAGTACCGCACACCAAGCTGACCAAACTGTACGACCACGTTAACGAAATCGGCGACCTGCCGGAGCTGCTGATCAAGCAGATCGAGCACTACTTCGAAAACTACAAAGCCCTGGAAGCAGGCAAGTGGGTGAAAGTAGACGGCTGGGCCGACGCTGACGCCGCGCGCAAAGAAGTTATGGCTTCTCGCGAGCGCTACCTGAAAGAAGAGGGCTGA
- a CDS encoding glutamine synthetase yields MEARGLTHIKVGLFDNDGVMRGKYMSREKFFSALDKGFAFCDVVLGWDIQDQLYDNTRYTGWHTGYPDAPVRILPHTCREVPFEDGMLLFLAEFEGAAEAVCPRALLRRVIQRCEQAGFAPYAALEYEFFVFDETPDTARAKGYRNLKPFTPGWFGYSMIRNSVHADLYHEILALAERMDFPIEGLHTETGPGVLEAAITVDNAEAAADKAALFKTFIKVLAERRGLMATFMAKWSNDYPGQSGHIHLSLRNRKDNTSAFYAEGEPHSMSATQRHFLAGQQRLMPELLCMVAPTINSYRRMIPGFWAPTDATWGVENRTAALRVIPGGDKSQRQEYRLGAADANPYLALAVALGSGLYGVEQGWAPGKAVEGNAYEDQHPEELALPRTLWDAAQRLKQSEAARDLFGDAFVDHFAASREWEEREYRKHIGDWELQRYFEII; encoded by the coding sequence GTGGAGGCGCGGGGTCTTACCCATATCAAGGTAGGGCTCTTCGACAACGACGGGGTCATGCGTGGCAAATACATGAGCCGCGAGAAGTTCTTCTCCGCCCTCGACAAGGGCTTTGCCTTTTGCGATGTGGTGCTGGGTTGGGATATCCAGGATCAGTTGTACGACAACACCCGCTATACCGGCTGGCATACGGGCTACCCGGACGCCCCGGTGCGCATCCTGCCCCACACCTGCCGCGAGGTGCCGTTTGAGGACGGCATGCTGCTGTTTCTTGCGGAATTCGAAGGCGCGGCCGAAGCGGTGTGCCCGCGGGCGCTGTTGCGCAGGGTGATTCAGCGCTGTGAGCAGGCGGGCTTTGCACCCTATGCGGCGCTGGAATACGAGTTCTTTGTGTTCGACGAGACTCCCGATACCGCCCGCGCCAAGGGTTACCGGAATCTCAAGCCGTTTACCCCCGGCTGGTTCGGTTACTCCATGATCCGCAACTCGGTACACGCGGACCTCTACCACGAGATTCTCGCACTGGCGGAACGGATGGATTTCCCCATCGAGGGTTTGCATACGGAGACGGGCCCCGGGGTACTGGAGGCGGCGATCACCGTCGACAACGCAGAAGCTGCGGCTGACAAGGCCGCACTGTTCAAAACCTTTATCAAGGTGTTGGCGGAGCGCCGTGGGCTGATGGCCACGTTTATGGCTAAGTGGTCCAACGATTATCCCGGGCAGAGCGGGCATATCCATCTTTCCCTGCGCAACCGGAAAGACAATACCTCGGCGTTTTATGCCGAGGGTGAGCCCCATTCCATGAGCGCAACCCAGCGGCATTTTCTTGCCGGGCAGCAGCGGCTGATGCCGGAACTGCTGTGCATGGTTGCGCCCACCATCAACAGCTACCGGCGCATGATCCCCGGCTTCTGGGCGCCCACCGATGCCACCTGGGGCGTGGAGAACCGCACCGCCGCATTGCGGGTGATTCCCGGTGGCGACAAATCCCAGCGTCAGGAATACCGCCTGGGTGCGGCGGATGCCAATCCCTACCTGGCGCTGGCAGTGGCGCTTGGCTCTGGTCTTTATGGGGTGGAACAGGGGTGGGCGCCGGGTAAAGCGGTGGAAGGTAATGCCTACGAAGATCAGCACCCTGAAGAACTGGCCCTGCCGAGGACGCTGTGGGATGCCGCGCAAAGACTCAAACAATCTGAGGCCGCGCGGGACCTGTTTGGCGATGCTTTTGTGGATCATTTTGCCGCGAGTCGCGAGTGGGAAGAGCGGGAGTACCGCAAACACATCGGTGACTGGGAGCTACAGCGCTACTTTGAAATTATCTGA
- a CDS encoding aldehyde dehydrogenase family protein has translation MQKLQCISPIDNSVYVERPLATEYEIQNALSRAEGAQPGWKQVPVAERATLVRAAVKHLQQRRAQLAEEICWQMGRPIQFAGGEIDGLAERALTMADLAEAIGGPLRDIPLPEKPGFKRFIRREPLGTSFVIAPWNYPYLTAINAVVPSLLAGNSVILKHSAQTPLCAERLVEAFTEVGLPPGIFQYLHLDHRDAEQVIINGGVQHVAFTGSVGGGAAVETAAAGRFLSVGLELGGKDPAYVRADTDLEYAVASVVDGAFFNSGQSCCGIERLYVHQTLFAEFVQRAAALIRKYRLGRPDDESTTLGPLVRASAADFVRDQIDEAVAQGAQAHIDGGDFELDQRGSAYLAPQLLTGVDHTMRVMNEESFGPVLGVMPVADDAEALALMNDSEYGLTAAIYSADVETALALGEQLRTGTVFLNRCDYLDPALAWTGVKNSGRGCTLSGIGFEHLTRPKSFHFKLKP, from the coding sequence ATGCAAAAACTCCAGTGCATTTCCCCGATCGACAATAGTGTTTACGTCGAGCGCCCGCTGGCCACGGAATATGAAATCCAGAATGCGCTGAGTCGTGCCGAGGGCGCCCAGCCTGGCTGGAAACAGGTGCCCGTTGCCGAGCGCGCGACGCTGGTACGTGCGGCGGTTAAACACCTGCAACAAAGAAGAGCACAGCTGGCGGAGGAAATCTGCTGGCAGATGGGCCGCCCCATTCAATTCGCCGGAGGTGAAATCGACGGCCTTGCCGAGCGCGCACTGACCATGGCGGATCTGGCCGAGGCCATCGGCGGCCCGCTGCGCGACATTCCATTGCCGGAAAAGCCGGGCTTCAAGCGCTTTATCCGCCGTGAGCCGCTGGGTACCAGTTTTGTCATCGCACCCTGGAACTACCCCTATCTCACCGCCATCAATGCGGTGGTGCCATCACTGTTGGCGGGAAACAGCGTAATCCTGAAACACTCGGCACAGACGCCACTTTGTGCCGAGCGCTTGGTGGAGGCGTTTACGGAAGTGGGATTACCCCCGGGGATTTTCCAGTACCTGCACCTGGATCACCGCGATGCGGAACAGGTGATTATCAACGGCGGTGTGCAACATGTGGCCTTTACCGGCTCCGTGGGCGGCGGGGCCGCCGTGGAAACGGCGGCGGCGGGGCGCTTTCTTTCAGTCGGACTTGAACTGGGTGGCAAAGACCCGGCGTATGTGCGCGCCGACACCGACCTGGAATATGCGGTGGCCTCGGTGGTCGACGGGGCCTTCTTCAATTCCGGCCAGTCCTGCTGCGGAATCGAACGCTTGTATGTGCACCAGACTTTGTTTGCTGAATTTGTTCAGCGGGCGGCGGCGCTGATCCGTAAATACCGTCTTGGTCGCCCGGACGATGAAAGCACTACTCTCGGCCCCTTGGTGCGTGCCAGTGCCGCGGACTTTGTACGGGACCAGATCGACGAGGCGGTTGCGCAGGGAGCACAGGCGCATATCGACGGCGGCGATTTCGAACTGGATCAGCGCGGCAGCGCTTATCTGGCGCCACAGCTGCTCACCGGCGTCGATCACACCATGCGGGTCATGAACGAGGAATCCTTCGGTCCGGTGCTGGGGGTGATGCCGGTGGCAGACGATGCCGAAGCACTGGCACTCATGAATGACAGCGAATACGGCCTCACTGCGGCCATCTACTCGGCGGATGTGGAGACCGCGCTGGCACTGGGAGAGCAGTTGCGTACCGGCACTGTGTTCTTGAATCGCTGTGATTACCTGGACCCCGCGCTGGCGTGGACCGGTGTCAAAAATTCCGGTCGCGGTTGTACCCTGTCAGGCATTGGATTCGAACATCTGACCCGCCCGAAATCCTTTCACTTCAAACTCAAACCCTGA
- a CDS encoding iron-containing alcohol dehydrogenase: MSKSPYFTNWNYPTAMRVGPGRVRELPQLCREMGMATPMLVTDPGLVALPMVQAVVENCLVAGVPLAVFSEIKGNPTGNNVSDGVAVFKAHGCDGVIALGGGSALDAGKAIALMVGQTHPIWEFEDVGDNYLKVNTHGMMPVIAVPTTAGTGSEVGRSSVITDENAKLKKIIFHPRMLPEIVLLDPELTIGLPAPITAATGMDALSHNLEAFCATNFHPMAEGIALEAMRLINIYLPRAVADGNDLDARMQMLVASSMGATAFQRGLGAMHALAHPLGALYDKHHGLLNAILMPYVLSTNRSAIEEPMSRLSRYLALPTAGFAGVLDWVLFLRRDFGIPHTLAEIGIGEEDADQVAQMASVDPSAPSNPLAFDVDDYRGIFLNACRGDL, encoded by the coding sequence ATGTCGAAAAGTCCGTATTTCACCAACTGGAATTATCCCACGGCCATGCGTGTGGGCCCTGGCCGAGTGCGCGAACTGCCGCAACTGTGCCGGGAAATGGGTATGGCAACCCCCATGCTGGTCACCGACCCGGGACTGGTGGCGCTGCCGATGGTACAGGCGGTGGTGGAAAACTGTCTGGTGGCCGGCGTGCCGCTCGCGGTGTTCAGTGAAATTAAAGGCAACCCCACCGGCAACAATGTGAGTGACGGTGTTGCGGTGTTCAAGGCGCATGGCTGTGACGGGGTCATTGCCCTGGGCGGTGGCTCGGCTCTGGACGCGGGTAAAGCCATCGCACTGATGGTGGGGCAGACGCATCCCATCTGGGAGTTTGAGGATGTGGGAGACAATTATCTGAAGGTAAACACCCACGGCATGATGCCGGTGATTGCCGTCCCCACCACTGCCGGCACCGGCTCGGAAGTGGGGCGTTCGTCTGTCATTACCGACGAAAATGCCAAGCTGAAAAAAATCATTTTTCATCCGCGTATGCTGCCGGAAATCGTGCTGCTGGATCCGGAGTTGACCATAGGGCTGCCTGCGCCAATTACCGCGGCGACGGGTATGGATGCGCTGTCGCACAACCTGGAGGCCTTTTGTGCGACTAACTTTCACCCCATGGCGGAAGGCATTGCGCTGGAGGCCATGCGCCTGATTAATATTTACCTGCCGCGCGCGGTAGCCGACGGCAATGATCTCGACGCGCGCATGCAGATGCTGGTGGCCTCCAGCATGGGCGCCACGGCATTTCAGCGCGGACTCGGTGCCATGCACGCGCTGGCGCATCCACTCGGTGCCCTCTATGACAAACACCACGGACTGCTGAACGCGATATTGATGCCCTACGTGCTGAGTACCAACCGCTCGGCGATTGAAGAGCCCATGAGCCGGCTGTCGCGCTATCTCGCTCTGCCAACGGCAGGATTTGCCGGCGTGCTGGACTGGGTACTATTCCTGCGGCGGGACTTCGGCATTCCGCATACCCTGGCAGAAATCGGCATTGGCGAGGAGGACGCGGACCAGGTCGCACAGATGGCCTCGGTAGATCCATCTGCACCAAGTAATCCGTTGGCATTTGACGTCGATGATTACCGCGGAATCTTTTTGAACGCTTGTCGTGGGGACCTGTGA
- a CDS encoding M20 family peptidase has product MQNKLINRCLIGIGMAVLLLVVVLVIRTLSFTAPPLANITPEPLDLDGRAIAGRLSQAIQFRTVSVQLNQRETQQQYRDFVDWLAATYPEVHAAMPPKKLGKKEGQEFSLLYTWPGKNSELPPILMSAHYDVVPVIPGTEYDWQHPPYAGVVDDTHIWGRGTLDDKGAAIALMEAATSLLKQGYQPERTVYISLTSDEETGGNGGTAAIVETLKNNGTQLDWSLDEGSFLLHGFIPGVEPPIASINVAEKGYLTVKLVAPGKGGHSSMPPAETAVDILAGALVRLNQNPLPGGLEGLSKKLFEAAARHMSFEKRLMFANQWLFAPVIESALEQQASTAAMLRTTTAATMLSASVKENVLPIEATATVNFRLHPRDSVDDVLAHIESVIDDERIKVVVRRGDSASKVSSDEAQGFRLVADTTQEVFGSVITAPGLTIAGTDSHRYQEIADNNYRFNPMLVSREDVHGFHGTNERISIDNMVKATGFYQALIRNANLHPQ; this is encoded by the coding sequence ATGCAAAATAAATTAATCAACCGATGCCTGATTGGTATTGGCATGGCGGTGTTACTGTTAGTAGTGGTACTCGTTATCCGCACGCTCAGTTTTACCGCCCCTCCCCTGGCAAATATTACCCCGGAGCCATTGGACCTCGATGGCCGCGCCATTGCCGGGCGCCTGTCGCAGGCCATCCAGTTTCGCACCGTCTCGGTTCAATTGAACCAGCGTGAAACCCAGCAGCAATATAGAGACTTTGTCGACTGGCTGGCAGCCACTTATCCGGAAGTACATGCGGCCATGCCTCCGAAAAAACTGGGTAAAAAAGAGGGGCAGGAATTTTCGCTGCTGTATACCTGGCCGGGTAAAAATTCGGAGCTGCCTCCAATTTTGATGTCCGCGCACTACGACGTGGTGCCAGTCATTCCCGGTACAGAATACGATTGGCAACACCCCCCCTACGCCGGTGTGGTGGACGATACCCACATCTGGGGCCGCGGCACGCTCGATGACAAAGGTGCGGCCATTGCCCTCATGGAGGCGGCCACCAGTCTGTTAAAACAAGGCTACCAACCGGAAAGGACCGTATATATCAGCCTTACCAGCGACGAGGAAACCGGGGGGAATGGCGGTACTGCGGCGATTGTGGAAACGCTGAAAAACAATGGAACACAGTTGGACTGGAGCCTGGACGAAGGTTCATTCCTGCTGCACGGGTTTATTCCCGGCGTAGAACCCCCAATCGCCAGTATCAATGTGGCAGAAAAAGGTTATCTCACCGTCAAACTCGTCGCACCAGGCAAGGGCGGACACTCGTCCATGCCTCCGGCAGAAACCGCGGTGGATATACTCGCAGGCGCTTTAGTGCGATTGAACCAGAACCCGTTGCCCGGCGGACTAGAGGGGCTCAGCAAAAAGCTGTTCGAGGCCGCCGCCCGCCATATGTCGTTTGAAAAACGCCTGATGTTCGCCAACCAGTGGCTATTCGCACCGGTCATTGAGTCCGCACTGGAACAACAGGCCTCAACCGCTGCCATGCTGCGCACTACCACTGCCGCCACCATGCTCTCGGCGAGCGTAAAGGAAAATGTTTTACCGATCGAGGCCACCGCTACCGTAAACTTCCGCCTGCACCCGCGGGACAGCGTTGACGATGTGCTTGCGCATATCGAATCTGTTATCGACGATGAACGTATTAAGGTTGTGGTACGCCGCGGTGATTCCGCGTCCAAAGTATCCAGCGATGAGGCACAAGGATTTCGCCTGGTGGCCGATACCACACAAGAAGTGTTCGGCTCGGTAATCACGGCACCAGGATTGACCATTGCCGGCACTGACAGCCATCGCTATCAGGAAATTGCCGACAATAACTATCGTTTTAACCCCATGCTGGTGAGCCGCGAGGATGTGCACGGATTCCACGGCACCAATGAGCGCATCAGTATCGACAATATGGTGAAGGCAACGGGTTTTTATCAGGCCCTGATTCGCAACGCGAATTTACACCCGCAATAA
- a CDS encoding TonB-dependent receptor, which produces MQSRLAAHFNTRVAAPRALAAAITAAVAAQAAPTVFAAELEEVTVTAQKRAERITEVPIAITNVGAEAIKQTGVRQVQEVAQFVPNLNISSGTDFTTAVTMRGVGSASRNIGFDTRVGVYLDGVYLGQSPAINQDLVDLERIEVLRGPQGTLFGKNTVAGAINLISQKPSDEFSGSISAEYGSMNSRQLSATINAPLSDSLFGKISVNRQQRDGYVKNLTTGNLLNEQDGSAYRAQLMYDAGGSFNAILALDGMESDRLSTTGEAVTNTFGSAPDTAAPERHQVAMDVDPREEREIRGTALTMEWNLPSDFTLRSITASRDTEMTYHNDTDYSPYPLAEIEYMDSYEQLTQEFQLVSPGADDFNYVAGLYFYQQEGNSFREVTTSELFENLLEQQYGVPGLVNPDSSVYTAGTVDTSSIAAYVNGSYQLSDSWKLGFGLRYSEEQKEVDWAIDGSSAPLFRIATGEVLDDRTDSHLSPTLSINYALAEDMNTYAKYSGGFKSGGYNLDFVASGDLAAGTDFDKETVDAFEVGLKGTALARQFSYNLALFRAIYQDYQVNQFVDLGDGATSISIRNAAEVETTGLEAELTWLASDNLTINTSLGLLNAEFTSYPNADANGSDLSGNKLPSAPETSFNLGGQYYLPINSIGADLLLRLDYIYRDSFYNTAENESERTLASGDTVHFGEVEDYQLVNARIGLQSQADTWNAALFVQNLTDEEYMVETRRDFLGTLRHFYGLERTAGIEVEYRF; this is translated from the coding sequence ATGCAAAGCCGTCTCGCCGCTCACTTCAATACCCGAGTTGCCGCGCCCCGTGCCTTGGCCGCAGCCATCACCGCCGCAGTGGCAGCCCAGGCAGCGCCCACCGTCTTCGCTGCAGAGCTGGAAGAAGTTACCGTCACCGCGCAGAAACGCGCCGAGCGCATCACCGAGGTACCCATCGCCATCACCAATGTGGGTGCCGAGGCGATCAAGCAGACCGGCGTGCGCCAGGTACAGGAAGTGGCGCAGTTCGTGCCCAACCTGAATATCAGCTCCGGCACCGACTTCACCACCGCGGTGACCATGCGCGGAGTCGGTTCCGCTAGCCGCAATATCGGATTCGATACCCGCGTGGGCGTCTATCTGGATGGGGTCTATCTGGGGCAGTCTCCGGCCATCAACCAGGACCTGGTAGACCTGGAACGCATCGAAGTGCTGCGCGGTCCACAGGGTACCCTGTTCGGCAAGAACACCGTGGCCGGTGCCATCAACCTGATCTCGCAGAAGCCCAGTGACGAATTCTCCGGCAGCATCAGCGCCGAATACGGCAGCATGAATTCCCGCCAGCTGTCCGCCACCATCAACGCTCCCCTGTCCGACAGCCTGTTCGGCAAGATCTCCGTCAACCGCCAGCAGCGCGACGGCTACGTGAAGAACCTGACCACCGGCAACCTCCTGAATGAACAGGATGGCAGCGCCTACCGCGCCCAGCTGATGTATGACGCCGGCGGCAGTTTCAATGCAATCCTGGCACTGGACGGCATGGAGAGCGACCGCCTGTCCACCACCGGCGAAGCCGTCACCAATACTTTCGGTAGTGCACCCGACACTGCCGCACCGGAAAGGCACCAAGTGGCCATGGACGTCGACCCCCGCGAAGAGCGCGAAATCCGCGGTACCGCCCTGACCATGGAATGGAACCTACCCAGCGACTTCACCCTGCGCTCCATCACCGCGTCCCGCGACACGGAAATGACCTACCACAACGACACCGATTACTCCCCTTATCCTCTGGCGGAAATCGAATACATGGACAGCTACGAACAGCTGACCCAGGAATTCCAACTGGTATCGCCCGGCGCGGACGATTTCAACTATGTGGCCGGCCTCTACTTCTACCAACAGGAAGGCAACAGCTTCCGTGAGGTAACGACTTCGGAACTGTTCGAAAATCTACTGGAGCAGCAATATGGGGTTCCCGGCCTGGTAAATCCGGACAGCTCCGTGTACACGGCAGGTACCGTGGATACCAGCAGCATCGCAGCCTACGTGAATGGTTCCTACCAGCTGAGTGACAGCTGGAAGCTGGGTTTCGGCCTGCGCTATTCCGAAGAGCAGAAGGAAGTGGACTGGGCTATCGACGGCAGCAGCGCACCGCTGTTCCGCATCGCCACCGGCGAGGTGCTAGACGATCGCACCGACTCCCACCTGTCGCCGACGCTCAGTATCAACTATGCGCTGGCTGAGGATATGAACACCTACGCGAAATACAGCGGCGGCTTCAAAAGCGGTGGCTACAACCTCGATTTTGTTGCCTCAGGTGACCTGGCTGCGGGCACCGACTTCGACAAGGAAACCGTGGATGCGTTTGAAGTGGGCCTGAAGGGCACCGCTCTGGCCCGTCAGTTCAGTTACAACCTGGCCCTGTTCCGCGCGATCTACCAGGACTACCAGGTAAACCAGTTTGTGGATCTGGGCGATGGCGCCACCTCGATTTCCATTCGCAACGCGGCGGAAGTGGAAACCACCGGCCTCGAGGCGGAGCTTACCTGGCTCGCCAGCGACAACCTCACCATCAACACGTCGCTGGGCCTGCTAAACGCGGAATTCACAAGCTATCCGAACGCGGACGCCAACGGCAGCGACCTTTCCGGCAACAAGCTGCCCAGCGCGCCAGAGACTTCGTTCAATCTGGGCGGCCAGTATTATTTGCCGATCAATAGCATCGGTGCCGACCTGCTGCTGCGCCTGGATTACATCTACCGCGACAGCTTCTACAACACCGCGGAAAATGAAAGCGAGCGCACTCTGGCGAGCGGTGACACGGTTCACTTTGGTGAAGTGGAGGACTATCAACTGGTCAATGCGCGCATCGGTCTGCAAAGCCAGGCGGACACCTGGAACGCGGCTCTGTTCGTGCAAAATCTGACGGATGAGGAATATATGGTGGAAACCCGCCGCGACTTCCTCGGCACCCTGCGCCATTTTTATGGGCTGGAGCGCACTGCGGGTATTGAGGTGGAATACCGGTTCTGA